From Fibrobacter sp., a single genomic window includes:
- a CDS encoding dihydrofolate reductase translates to MISIIVAVNKNLAIGFENKLLYWLPNDLKRFKALTTGHTIIMGRKTFDSLPKGALPNRRNIVLSRSEQQFAGAECYHSLEDALNQCQADEDIYILGGASLYKEALPIADRLCITEIDDDKAQADTFFPAIDLNVWQEKSRECHSTDEKHLYSYSFVDYVHK, encoded by the coding sequence ATGATTTCTATTATAGTAGCCGTAAACAAGAACCTTGCCATCGGCTTTGAGAACAAATTGCTGTACTGGTTGCCCAACGACCTGAAGCGCTTTAAGGCACTTACTACCGGACATACCATCATAATGGGACGCAAGACTTTCGATTCTCTTCCTAAAGGGGCACTCCCAAACCGAAGAAACATAGTACTGAGCCGTTCGGAACAACAATTTGCCGGAGCGGAATGCTATCATTCTTTAGAAGACGCTCTTAATCAATGCCAAGCAGATGAGGACATATACATTCTAGGAGGAGCAAGCCTTTATAAAGAGGCTCTACCCATAGCCGACCGCTTGTGCATCACCGAAATAGATGACGACAAGGCGCAAGCCGACACATTCTTCCCTGCCATCGACCTGAATGTATGGCAAGAAAAAAGTAGAGAATGCCATTCTACAGACGAAAAGCACCTCTACTCTTATAGCTTTGTAGACTACGTTCACAAATAA
- a CDS encoding Lrp/AsnC ligand binding domain-containing protein produces the protein MGHHQIDKLDEQILRLIAENARIPFLEVARACNVSGAAIHQRIQKLTNLGILKGSEFVIDPEKIGYETCAYIGLYLKDPEQFDNVTEALKLIPEVVECHFTTGQYDMFIKIYAKNNHHLLNIIHDKLQPLGLSRSETIISFREAIKRQMPIRNLADDDEAEVTEE, from the coding sequence ATGGGACATCATCAAATTGATAAGTTAGACGAACAGATTTTGCGCTTGATAGCGGAGAATGCTCGTATCCCGTTTCTTGAAGTTGCAAGAGCGTGTAATGTTTCAGGAGCGGCTATTCATCAGCGTATTCAGAAACTAACCAATTTAGGCATACTGAAAGGTTCGGAGTTCGTTATCGATCCGGAGAAGATTGGATATGAAACGTGTGCTTACATTGGACTTTACTTGAAAGACCCGGAACAGTTCGATAATGTAACGGAGGCTTTGAAGCTCATTCCGGAAGTAGTGGAGTGTCATTTCACTACCGGACAGTATGATATGTTTATAAAGATATACGCTAAGAACAATCATCACTTGCTGAACATCATTCACGATAAGTTGCAGCCATTGGGATTGTCGCGTTCAGAAACCATCATATCTTTCCGCGAAGCCATCAAGCGTCAGATGCCGATACGGAACCTGGCGGATGATGACGAAGCAGAAGTTACCGAAGAGTAA